A genomic window from Silene latifolia isolate original U9 population chromosome Y, ASM4854445v1, whole genome shotgun sequence includes:
- the LOC141634300 gene encoding putative MO25-like protein At5g47540 yields MSKRIKGLLSLLFKNKLKSKAKSSRYKVRTPVDVVKLINDHLVTLHNHTIDHGLPAKIEELGRLIAELKCILYGTSESEPNPEACAQVTHEFFQENTLRLLIICLPELDLEARKDATQVVANLQRQQVHSRLIACDYLEANTDLLDILVSGYETHRLALHYGNMLRECIRHQTIAKYVLESHTWKFFDYIQLPDFDVSSDAAATFKELFTRHKSTVAEFLATNYDWFFQEFNTKLLESPVYITRRQAIKLLGDILLDRSNTMIMVRYVSSRDNLITLMNLLREPSKPIQLEAFHIFKLFAANRNKPRDIVAILIANRSKLLRFFGNFKIDKEDEQFEADKAQVIKEIAELETGQIRSFA; encoded by the exons ATGAGTAAACGAATAAAAGGGTTATTAAGCTTGTTATTTAAGAACAAGCTTAAGTCTAAGGCTAAGTCGTCTAGGTACAAGGTTCGAACCCCGGTCGACGTTGTCAAACTTATTAATGATCATTTGGTTACCCTTCATAATCACACTATTGATCATGGTCTTCCTGCAAag ATTGAGGAACTGGGAAGACTAATTGCGGAACTGAAATGTATTCTATACGGAACTAGTGAATCTGAACCTAACCCGGAAGCTTGTGCACAAGTAACTCATGAGTTTTTCCAAGAAAACACGCTTCGTCTTCTCATAATCTGCCTTCCTGAATTAGACTTGGAG GCCCGAAAAGATGCTACCCAAGTGGTTGCGAATCTGCAAAGACAACAGGTTCATTCACGTCTCATTGCTTGTGATTACTTGGAAGCAAATACTGATCTCTTGGATATTCTGGTGTCAGG GTATGAAACTCATAGATTAGCCTTGCATTATGGCAATATGCTGAGGGAGTGCATTCGGCATCAGACCATTGCAAA ATATGTACTGGAATCCCACACTTGGAAGTTTTTCGATTATATACAGCTTCCAGATTTTGATGTATCATCAGATGCGGCAGCAACTTTTAAG GAGTTGTTCACGAGACATAAATCCACAGTTGCAGAGTTTCTTGCTACGAATTATGATTGG TTCTTCCAAGAGTTCAACACAAAGTTGCTGGAATCTCCGGTTTACATCACAAGGCGTCAAGCCATCAAG CTCCTGGGAGATATATTGCTTGACCGTTCAAATACTATGATAATGGTACGCTATGTGAGCTCGAGAGACAACTTAATTACTCTCATGAATCTTCTACGG GAACCAAGCAAGCCTATACAGCTAGAAGCGTTCCATATATTCAAG TTGTTTGCTGCTAATCGTAATAAGCCGCGTGACATTGTTGCCATACTCATAGCCAATCGGAGCAAGCTTCTTCGCTTCTTTGGTAACTTCAAGATTGATAAAG AGGATGAGCAGTTTGAAGCAGACAAAGCTCAAGTTATTAAGGAGATAGCCGAGCTGGAGACTGGACAGATTCGATCATTTGCGTAA